In the Candidatus Omnitrophota bacterium genome, one interval contains:
- a CDS encoding sugar phosphate isomerase/epimerase, with product MARFRIGCHTLTWGNYLSGYPIKDALWEIREAGYDGVEIYDPLSRLGPASALKMQLEEQGLALAAVSANIKVSADEKADLAEAKEKVFFAGQFGVKALMATGGWSGEGLKKEPKSYKSLCRRLDLLAAYASKFDMQVAFHNHLDTIVEDERDILNLLEFSKSLKLCIDTGHLAAAGSDPAYVLEKYASSLALVHLKDWDPGIRDFTELGRGVIGGGMKNVLETLEKINYTNWIIIELDRTLTTPFESARISRDFLRGIGY from the coding sequence ATGGCAAGGTTCAGAATTGGCTGCCATACCCTTACCTGGGGTAATTATTTAAGCGGGTATCCGATAAAGGATGCTCTTTGGGAGATAAGAGAAGCGGGCTATGACGGCGTGGAGATATACGATCCGCTCTCCAGGCTCGGCCCGGCCTCTGCGCTGAAGATGCAGCTTGAGGAACAGGGCCTGGCGCTTGCGGCGGTCTCCGCGAATATAAAGGTTTCCGCCGACGAAAAAGCGGACCTTGCGGAGGCTAAGGAGAAGGTATTCTTTGCCGGCCAGTTTGGCGTAAAAGCGCTTATGGCCACCGGAGGATGGTCCGGCGAAGGCCTCAAAAAAGAGCCCAAAAGTTACAAATCCCTCTGCAGAAGGCTCGACCTGCTGGCGGCGTATGCCTCGAAGTTCGATATGCAGGTGGCCTTCCACAACCATCTCGATACTATAGTGGAAGACGAGAGGGATATCCTCAATCTCCTCGAATTTTCCAAGTCATTGAAGCTCTGCATCGACACGGGGCACCTGGCCGCGGCCGGTTCCGACCCCGCCTATGTTCTGGAAAAATATGCCTCGTCGCTCGCGCTCGTGCACTTAAAGGACTGGGACCCCGGGATAAGGGATTTCACCGAGCTGGGGCGCGGCGTTATAGGCGGCGGGATGAAGAATGTCCTTGAAACTTTAGAGAAGATTAACTATACTAACTGGATTATCATAGAGCTTGACAGAACTTTAACTACTCCGTTCGAGAGCGCGAGGATATCGCGCGATTTCCTCAGGGGGATAGGATATTAG
- a CDS encoding GntR family transcriptional regulator — protein sequence MKDAVEKNSPVPLYKQLKRVIENQIKSGDKEPGELISSEKEFCQQFSVSQITVRKAMFELVNEGVLYRIPGKGTFVSGPEQGSRGGSKLKTDNIGFVISREHHPIFSNTFYSYVFAGVEEEARSHGYNLIYQVLDEKLMFDPSTFKLIEERKVDGLILVGEMSHSFISNLKAKDIPIVLLDHYIENSSLDSIVTDNTKGTADMIKYLADLGHKQIGFLGATLEHGSFMERFEGYKAAMKKHRLELNEDFVQTGLLWNGYGIMEKMFRLKKLPTAIFACNDLIAIRAMASIQDKGMKIPDEISIAGFDDIDMSQQIHPQLTTVRVEKEEMGKIGVKRLIQRMKNSNKRAEKITVPTELVVRKSCKALK from the coding sequence ATGAAAGATGCCGTAGAGAAAAATTCGCCGGTCCCTTTATATAAGCAGCTTAAGCGGGTAATTGAAAACCAGATAAAGAGCGGCGATAAGGAACCCGGAGAACTCATCTCTTCCGAGAAGGAATTCTGCCAGCAATTCAGCGTGAGCCAGATAACCGTCCGCAAGGCGATGTTCGAGCTGGTGAACGAAGGCGTGCTCTACAGGATCCCGGGAAAGGGGACGTTCGTCTCCGGCCCGGAGCAGGGATCGAGGGGCGGCTCAAAACTGAAGACCGACAACATCGGATTTGTGATATCGCGCGAACATCACCCGATATTTTCCAACACCTTCTATTCGTATGTCTTCGCCGGAGTGGAAGAAGAAGCGCGCTCCCATGGCTATAACCTTATCTACCAGGTCCTCGACGAAAAATTGATGTTCGACCCCTCCACATTCAAGTTGATAGAGGAAAGAAAAGTCGACGGCCTGATCCTCGTCGGCGAGATGTCCCACAGTTTCATTTCAAACCTTAAAGCGAAAGATATCCCGATAGTCTTGCTAGACCATTATATTGAGAATTCATCGCTCGACTCCATCGTGACGGATAACACGAAAGGCACGGCGGATATGATCAAATACCTTGCAGACCTCGGACACAAGCAGATAGGATTCCTCGGCGCCACGCTCGAGCACGGCTCTTTTATGGAAAGGTTCGAGGGATACAAGGCCGCGATGAAGAAGCACCGCCTGGAGCTCAACGAGGATTTCGTCCAGACCGGCCTCCTATGGAACGGATACGGCATCATGGAGAAGATGTTCAGGCTCAAGAAGCTCCCCACCGCTATTTTCGCCTGCAACGACCTGATAGCTATCCGCGCGATGGCTTCGATACAGGACAAGGGGATGAAGATACCCGACGAGATAAGCATCGCCGGTTTCGACGATATAGATATGAGCCAGCAGATACACCCCCAGCTTACCACGGTGCGGGTGGAGAAGGAAGAGATGGGCAAGATCGGCGTCAAGAGGCTTATACAGAGGATGAAGAACAGCAACAAGCGCGCCGAGAAGATCACCGTCCCGACCGAGCTGGTCGTAAGGAAGTCCTGCAAGGCGTTGAAATGA
- a CDS encoding Gfo/Idh/MocA family oxidoreductase gives MEFKVGICGLGRSAQEFHIPLMKKAGNFRIVAVCDTIPGRRRVADRDYHTIAFSDYRHFLDTDIDLVVIATPSSSHFRIAKMVLEEGKHCVVEKPIALSLKEVDYLIRLAHKKRAVLSVFQSRRFDGDFLTVKRILDEGLLGEPFTIESRATSYGSLKNYGVKEFNPAWRYKKIYGGGILYDFGSHLIDQMLCLAGEPPVSVFCDMKSVLWSREVDDYFKLLIRFRGGMTAHLEASQVSRYNLPRWYALGTKGALLSENGGHPIKVKTQIKGEEFERTYQVDPSRWEQYYMNLYDVLMHRAHPIIKLEEVRKSAAVIDAARISAQKKREETVRY, from the coding sequence ATGGAGTTTAAGGTCGGCATCTGCGGCCTTGGAAGAAGCGCGCAAGAGTTCCACATACCTTTGATGAAGAAGGCGGGGAATTTCAGGATCGTGGCGGTATGTGACACGATACCGGGGCGCCGAAGGGTCGCGGACAGGGATTACCACACTATAGCTTTCTCGGATTATAGGCACTTCCTTGATACGGACATAGACCTGGTCGTGATAGCGACCCCTTCGAGCAGCCATTTCAGGATAGCGAAGATGGTCCTGGAGGAGGGCAAGCATTGTGTCGTCGAGAAGCCCATAGCGCTCTCCCTGAAAGAGGTGGATTACTTAATAAGGCTCGCCCATAAGAAGAGGGCCGTGCTTTCGGTCTTCCAGAGCCGCCGGTTCGACGGGGATTTCCTTACCGTCAAGAGGATCCTTGACGAAGGCCTGCTGGGCGAACCGTTCACGATCGAGTCGCGCGCGACCTCATACGGCTCTTTGAAGAATTACGGCGTGAAAGAATTCAACCCGGCCTGGCGTTATAAGAAGATATACGGCGGCGGCATACTTTATGATTTCGGCTCGCACCTGATCGACCAGATGCTCTGCTTGGCCGGCGAGCCGCCGGTCTCGGTCTTCTGCGACATGAAGTCGGTCCTCTGGTCGAGGGAAGTCGACGACTATTTCAAGCTTTTGATAAGGTTCCGCGGAGGGATGACGGCGCATCTCGAGGCGAGCCAGGTTTCGCGGTATAACCTGCCGCGCTGGTACGCGCTCGGGACGAAAGGCGCCCTCTTAAGCGAGAACGGCGGGCACCCGATAAAGGTGAAGACGCAGATAAAAGGCGAAGAGTTCGAGCGCACCTATCAGGTGGATCCCAGCCGTTGGGAACAGTATTACATGAACCTTTATGACGTTTTGATGCACAGGGCGCATCCGATAATAAAGCTCGAAGAGGTGCGTAAATCAGCCGCGGTGATAGATGCCGCGCGCATTTCGGCCCAGAAAAAAAGAGAAGAAACAGTAAGATATTAA
- a CDS encoding sugar-binding protein, which yields MKKIIAASIFALSAALAALAANIAFAQPDLPWESFEKEKLSWAPVPWDNAHEVGLSRVRDNVTEGRRALRMDIKEDVSKSKNKAGIFHEENLDLSKHNLVLDIYVQSSEAASAAVGFETGNGWTYYESMPVKLKKGWNKGVVFVLDKANFECKRSKWNYNANLANRDDIRKVVILIYDTVMFEAETIYIDNIRFRPTRKLVMPFSFWATAFAEEAKGETKEETKIISVTASAPEIPKYGKFELTVDLKAAFKNPFDPEEADLSAAFTSPGGETFIVPGFLYSAKLDADNNYVEPVWKIRFTPMREGEWRYAVRLKTPAGEDKTGAASFKCAASPLKGFVRVSKKDPIYFEYDSGEFYYPLGENVCWASLPGYKKYFTEMKKAGDNWSRVWMCNWEVGIEWAKGKDYRGLGEYSLKKAEKLDEIINLAKENGIFFQLVLNHHGQLSTKVNPQWNENPYNIKNGGPCGKPQDFFTNASAKKYFKNRMRYIVARWGYSPNIMAWELWNELTFIDDLNLDTDAAWHKEMASYIKDIDPNKHLITTSYAGTFHDYGFNKKLWELPEIDYTQFHMYTHEIVSANMGAYRLMSQFKKPYFMAEIGTDSSDDVDAKDLDGAYIHAAIWSEYMLACGGNAMPWWWDKYIHPKKLYYHWAALSAFDKGEDRRYKFYKTSTARVLAETEGLNSPVYAIGLLNNLEGAVWIFDPKWTKFEPNHPEPPFIKDALVRINGLVGGKYKIEFWDTWKGQIIETREVKSDADGIDVKLPPFKRDMAFKIKSVETVIRAKGGKQAELVSTTPMPIGFTRKEIVAKKAAGPITIDGDLSDWKLSKFGEDQVASLSKGSARFYILYDDENLYYAADVKDDTVIGNQRGVDIWRDDAVEFWLDAKGDADIFNNMPFNPGCYQIDFAPLTKDSRPGVYVYRNINTRPVADAIKTASRISKGTGDSGYVIEAAIPIRAITGLEMKGGKVLGVNFSLSDKDSASGEWKHMIWSGQKEDDATQWGKLKVRN from the coding sequence ATGAAAAAAATAATTGCGGCATCGATCTTTGCTCTCTCGGCGGCACTCGCTGCGCTCGCTGCAAATATCGCTTTCGCGCAGCCGGACCTGCCCTGGGAAAGCTTTGAGAAGGAAAAATTATCATGGGCGCCCGTCCCCTGGGATAACGCCCATGAGGTGGGGCTGTCGAGGGTTAGGGACAACGTTACCGAAGGCAGACGCGCTTTGCGGATGGATATCAAGGAGGACGTAAGCAAGAGCAAGAACAAGGCCGGGATATTCCATGAAGAGAATCTCGACCTCTCCAAGCATAACCTCGTCCTCGATATCTACGTCCAGTCCTCCGAGGCGGCGTCGGCGGCCGTCGGTTTCGAGACCGGAAACGGCTGGACTTATTACGAATCGATGCCGGTCAAATTGAAGAAAGGCTGGAACAAGGGTGTCGTCTTCGTGTTGGACAAGGCGAATTTCGAGTGTAAGAGGAGCAAATGGAATTACAATGCGAACCTTGCCAACCGCGATGATATAAGGAAGGTCGTCATACTTATCTACGACACCGTCATGTTCGAGGCGGAGACGATATATATAGACAACATAAGGTTCAGGCCGACGCGGAAGCTGGTCATGCCTTTTTCTTTTTGGGCGACAGCCTTTGCGGAAGAGGCGAAAGGGGAAACGAAAGAAGAGACAAAGATAATATCAGTCACCGCGAGCGCCCCGGAGATACCCAAATACGGCAAGTTTGAACTTACGGTAGACCTGAAAGCCGCCTTTAAGAACCCGTTTGACCCGGAAGAGGCGGACTTGAGCGCCGCTTTCACGAGTCCGGGCGGCGAAACGTTCATAGTCCCGGGATTCCTCTACTCGGCGAAGTTAGACGCGGATAATAATTACGTTGAGCCGGTCTGGAAGATCAGGTTTACCCCTATGCGGGAGGGGGAGTGGAGATATGCCGTTCGCCTGAAGACCCCGGCAGGCGAAGATAAGACAGGGGCGGCATCCTTTAAGTGCGCGGCGTCCCCGCTGAAGGGCTTCGTCCGCGTAAGCAAAAAGGATCCAATATATTTCGAATACGATAGCGGAGAGTTCTATTACCCGTTGGGCGAGAACGTATGCTGGGCAAGCCTGCCGGGCTACAAAAAATATTTCACCGAGATGAAGAAGGCCGGCGACAACTGGTCCAGGGTATGGATGTGCAACTGGGAGGTAGGCATCGAGTGGGCCAAGGGCAAAGATTACCGCGGGCTGGGCGAGTATAGCCTGAAAAAGGCGGAGAAATTGGACGAGATAATCAATTTGGCCAAAGAGAACGGCATTTTTTTTCAGCTGGTCCTCAATCACCACGGGCAGTTGAGCACAAAGGTCAACCCCCAGTGGAACGAGAATCCTTATAACATAAAGAACGGGGGGCCCTGCGGCAAGCCGCAGGATTTTTTTACGAATGCGTCGGCTAAAAAATATTTCAAGAACAGGATGCGTTATATAGTCGCGCGGTGGGGTTACAGCCCGAATATCATGGCGTGGGAGCTCTGGAACGAGCTCACTTTCATAGACGACCTTAACCTGGATACGGACGCGGCGTGGCATAAAGAGATGGCCTCATATATAAAAGATATAGATCCCAATAAGCACCTGATAACCACAAGCTATGCCGGCACGTTCCACGATTACGGTTTTAACAAGAAACTCTGGGAGTTGCCGGAGATAGACTATACGCAGTTCCATATGTATACACATGAAATCGTCTCGGCGAACATGGGCGCTTACAGGCTCATGAGCCAGTTCAAAAAGCCGTATTTCATGGCTGAGATAGGGACCGATTCATCCGACGACGTGGACGCGAAGGACCTCGACGGCGCGTATATCCACGCCGCGATCTGGTCCGAGTATATGCTCGCCTGCGGCGGGAACGCCATGCCGTGGTGGTGGGATAAATATATCCATCCGAAGAAACTGTATTACCACTGGGCCGCGCTTTCGGCGTTCGATAAGGGAGAGGACAGGCGGTATAAGTTTTACAAGACGTCTACAGCCAGGGTTCTGGCCGAGACGGAAGGGCTAAATTCGCCGGTATATGCGATCGGGCTTTTGAATAACTTAGAAGGAGCGGTCTGGATCTTCGACCCCAAGTGGACCAAATTCGAGCCGAACCATCCGGAGCCGCCTTTTATAAAGGATGCGCTTGTCAGGATAAACGGCCTGGTCGGGGGAAAGTATAAAATAGAGTTTTGGGACACATGGAAGGGGCAGATTATTGAGACGAGGGAAGTGAAGTCCGACGCTGACGGGATAGACGTTAAACTGCCGCCTTTCAAGAGGGATATGGCGTTTAAAATAAAGTCGGTCGAAACTGTGATCAGAGCCAAAGGCGGCAAACAGGCCGAGCTCGTCTCGACCACCCCGATGCCGATAGGATTTACCCGCAAAGAGATCGTGGCGAAGAAGGCTGCCGGGCCGATAACCATAGACGGGGATCTCTCCGATTGGAAGCTTTCGAAGTTCGGTGAGGACCAGGTCGCATCGCTCTCGAAGGGCTCAGCCAGATTTTACATCCTTTATGACGACGAGAACCTGTATTATGCCGCGGACGTAAAAGATGACACGGTCATCGGTAACCAGCGCGGGGTGGATATCTGGCGCGACGATGCCGTGGAATTCTGGCTCGACGCCAAGGGCGATGCCGATATATTCAATAACATGCCGTTCAATCCCGGGTGCTACCAGATAGATTTCGCGCCGCTCACTAAGGACAGCCGGCCGGGCGTTTATGTCTACAGGAACATAAACACGAGGCCGGTCGCCGACGCGATAAAGACCGCTTCCAGGATATCCAAGGGGACAGGGGACAGCGGATACGTGATTGAGGCGGCCATACCGATACGCGCGATAACCGGGCTCGAGATGAAGGGCGGTAAGGTCCTCGGGGTCAATTTCTCGCTCTCGGACAAGGATTCCGCGAGCGGCGAATGGAAACATATGATATGGTCGGGGCAAAAAGAAGACGACGCCACGCAGTGGGGCAAACTGAAGGTCAGGAACTGA
- a CDS encoding beta-galactosidase: MKKTVEIKDGILYIDNEPVFLNSADYPYYRDDPGNWDDRLKKIKMAGIDVVSFYVPWRHHMTGSGGGYAVDFDGKTRPNRNVKLFAKLCAKNKLWMVVKPGPFIHAETNYGGLPDWACPEEDPEIEPFTDSKGGQLRWPPHSGKVLPAPLSGKFKGMVRKWFGSVDRNIIKDNVYPKGNIIAVQVCNEGLYSDFPNLITDYDYSPSALSLFRKFTKERNPKVPRDVSALKTRSDLKEYLKWGEWQSEYMGSVYREYSSFIKSKVPFVINLSPPIDGKRLDHWLTRAIPEKWKNINYGFTNWLKPVSEDSVSFERYSLLAKRKRGINFEENWGFSKIYDTRFQYPVVCVFETLLAVASGATGFNVYTAINTGRWDDLIDRVHERPYPDSSPIKEDGTLTKKYDVLALLAGFFKENAADFLEAGPCRGIAWGFYPAYSYLAAWDIPDDCLKGLGFGRFKCGFGGLDEFQRLLRGKNIDFQITNIESAAPKELNSYKNIVLCGGSFMDRKTQGKLLKYASSGGRLIFTGEVPSLDENFKKYDVLKGKAVLVRAMDGVLGAIAGPDRRLEAGDPDLQVWAYENRRKAIRFFFILDLSSEPGIKEFRYSGKSLKVSLPGKSAAIIKVKNSRLDAVFVKGVNEMTGNSVVPCVSFGKDELKAGEECDLRASRRGDKWQVKTA; the protein is encoded by the coding sequence ATGAAAAAGACAGTTGAAATAAAAGACGGTATCTTATATATAGACAATGAGCCAGTTTTCTTGAACTCGGCTGATTATCCGTATTATCGCGACGACCCGGGGAATTGGGACGACAGGCTGAAGAAGATAAAGATGGCGGGCATCGACGTCGTTAGTTTCTATGTCCCGTGGCGCCACCATATGACCGGGTCAGGCGGGGGATATGCCGTAGATTTTGACGGGAAGACGCGGCCAAACCGCAATGTAAAATTATTTGCGAAGCTGTGCGCGAAAAACAAACTGTGGATGGTTGTCAAGCCCGGCCCGTTCATCCATGCCGAAACAAATTACGGGGGCCTCCCGGATTGGGCCTGCCCCGAAGAAGACCCGGAGATCGAGCCGTTCACGGACAGCAAAGGAGGCCAACTCAGGTGGCCGCCGCATAGCGGGAAAGTACTGCCGGCCCCGCTTTCGGGTAAATTTAAGGGCATGGTCAGGAAATGGTTCGGTTCGGTGGACAGGAACATCATAAAAGATAATGTTTACCCAAAAGGGAATATTATAGCGGTCCAAGTCTGCAACGAAGGCCTTTATTCCGACTTCCCTAATTTGATCACGGATTATGACTATTCTCCCTCGGCTTTGTCGCTTTTCCGTAAATTTACGAAGGAAAGGAACCCGAAGGTCCCCCGGGACGTCTCGGCGCTCAAGACCAGGTCTGACCTGAAAGAGTATCTCAAGTGGGGCGAATGGCAATCGGAATATATGGGATCGGTATACAGGGAATACTCGTCTTTCATCAAAAGCAAGGTGCCTTTCGTGATAAACCTGAGCCCTCCGATAGACGGTAAAAGGCTGGACCATTGGCTTACCCGCGCCATTCCCGAAAAATGGAAAAACATAAATTACGGATTTACAAACTGGCTAAAGCCGGTTTCGGAAGACAGCGTTTCCTTTGAGCGCTATAGCCTGCTGGCGAAGAGGAAGAGGGGAATAAATTTTGAAGAGAATTGGGGCTTCTCCAAGATTTATGACACGCGTTTTCAATACCCGGTGGTCTGCGTCTTCGAGACCCTCCTTGCTGTCGCCAGCGGGGCGACGGGTTTTAATGTCTATACTGCCATCAATACCGGCAGATGGGATGACCTGATCGACCGAGTTCATGAACGGCCGTATCCGGATTCGTCCCCTATTAAAGAGGACGGCACGCTGACGAAGAAATATGACGTATTGGCCTTATTGGCGGGTTTCTTTAAGGAGAATGCCGCTGATTTCCTGGAGGCCGGACCCTGCCGCGGTATCGCCTGGGGTTTCTATCCGGCTTATTCGTATCTCGCGGCATGGGATATTCCCGATGACTGCCTGAAAGGGCTGGGGTTTGGCCGGTTTAAGTGCGGCTTTGGCGGATTGGACGAATTCCAAAGGCTTCTGCGCGGGAAAAATATAGACTTCCAGATAACGAATATCGAGTCGGCCGCGCCGAAGGAGCTTAATAGCTATAAAAATATCGTATTGTGCGGCGGCTCCTTTATGGACAGGAAGACCCAGGGAAAGTTATTGAAATACGCCTCTTCGGGAGGCAGGTTGATATTTACCGGGGAGGTCCCGTCTCTCGACGAGAATTTCAAGAAATATGATGTCCTAAAGGGGAAAGCGGTATTAGTGCGGGCGATGGACGGCGTTTTGGGCGCGATAGCAGGCCCGGACAGGAGATTGGAGGCCGGAGATCCGGACCTCCAGGTTTGGGCCTATGAAAACCGCAGGAAAGCCATCCGATTCTTCTTTATATTAGACCTGTCCTCGGAGCCGGGGATAAAAGAATTCAGGTATTCGGGGAAAAGCTTGAAGGTATCCTTACCAGGGAAGTCCGCGGCGATAATTAAGGTTAAAAATTCAAGGCTCGATGCGGTTTTTGTAAAAGGCGTGAACGAAATGACCGGGAATTCTGTCGTCCCCTGCGTCTCTTTCGGAAAAGATGAATTGAAGGCCGGCGAAGAGTGCGACCTCCGGGCGTCGCGCAGGGGAGATAAATGGCAGGTAAAGACCGCTTGA
- a CDS encoding TolC family protein: MWKAPPAKADNSSWQVLRGQKIDSSKPLTLTDLVNLALQNNPSTKQAWNSARAAEAVKAQSESLLYPSATVTATLTREGAKANLRAADYNDLVIGPEIELTYLLLDFGGRAANIKQTTDLLLAANYQFNQSMQDLLFNVENAYYNFYSAKSMLVAAQDDLETARTVYDDADTRYRAQLASKLDVLQAKSSYEDSLFSLEGAKGQVNAAKAQLAQTIGISADTEFDIADPEKPLPTTLSEDDVTKLINDAMDKRPDIAAQKASVEASKAAVKFANSALYPSISAGGTAATDKYHYYGATTNTRNYDASYSAYLTFNWDLFDGFNNLNKKREAEMTSEVERAKLIQAQLAASADVWTKYYNFKTAVRQYGFGESLLETAQTSYELALESYNNGLKSMLDLINAQSQLSDAKSKLIQTKKDLFVSLADLAHATGSLYAGDITNEQNK, from the coding sequence ATGTGGAAGGCCCCCCCCGCCAAGGCCGACAACAGCTCCTGGCAGGTCCTGCGCGGGCAAAAAATAGACTCCTCTAAACCCCTTACCCTCACTGACCTTGTGAACCTAGCTTTACAGAATAATCCCTCCACGAAACAGGCGTGGAATAGCGCGCGGGCCGCCGAGGCCGTAAAGGCGCAAAGCGAATCCCTGTTATACCCCAGCGCCACCGTGACGGCCACGCTTACAAGGGAAGGCGCCAAGGCGAATTTACGCGCGGCCGATTATAACGACCTTGTGATCGGCCCCGAAATAGAGCTCACGTACCTGCTGCTCGATTTCGGCGGCAGGGCGGCCAATATCAAACAGACTACCGACCTGCTTTTGGCCGCGAATTACCAGTTCAACCAATCCATGCAAGACCTTTTGTTCAACGTGGAAAATGCTTACTACAATTTCTACAGCGCGAAGTCGATGCTTGTCGCGGCGCAAGACGACCTCGAGACCGCGAGGACGGTTTATGACGACGCTGATACCAGATACAGGGCTCAACTCGCTTCGAAATTGGATGTCCTCCAGGCAAAATCTAGTTACGAGGACTCCCTCTTCTCTTTGGAAGGCGCAAAAGGACAGGTCAATGCCGCTAAGGCCCAACTTGCGCAGACGATCGGCATATCCGCTGATACCGAATTCGATATAGCCGACCCGGAAAAGCCGCTGCCTACCACCCTCTCCGAAGACGACGTGACAAAACTCATAAACGACGCTATGGACAAGAGGCCGGATATAGCCGCACAGAAGGCCTCGGTCGAGGCAAGCAAAGCCGCGGTCAAATTTGCTAATTCCGCCCTCTACCCTTCGATTTCGGCGGGCGGTACGGCTGCAACGGACAAATATCATTATTACGGCGCCACTACCAATACCCGCAATTACGACGCGAGTTATTCCGCATACCTGACTTTTAATTGGGACCTGTTCGACGGGTTCAATAACCTCAATAAAAAGCGTGAGGCCGAGATGACGTCCGAGGTCGAGCGCGCCAAACTGATACAGGCACAGCTGGCTGCCAGCGCGGACGTCTGGACGAAATATTATAATTTTAAGACCGCCGTCCGCCAGTATGGTTTCGGGGAATCCCTCCTGGAAACGGCGCAGACATCTTACGAACTTGCGCTCGAAAGCTACAACAACGGCCTGAAGAGCATGCTCGACCTTATAAACGCGCAGAGCCAGCTCTCTGATGCGAAAAGCAAACTGATCCAGACAAAAAAGGACCTATTCGTATCGCTGGCCGACTTGGCCCATGCGACGGGTTCACTTTATGCGGGAGATATAACAAATGAACAAAACAAGTGA
- a CDS encoding discoidin domain-containing protein → MMYKKFASVIFLSLTSLLFTGGPDALAEEKCEDLVYLKPAAAVASSFDDSEWAPGPNPMAVADGDFNTRWSPVLGRDGEWIFYDFGKPKTFTKTVIYWERAYSPEYELLISDDAKQWKSVMVLKNRHGGTDTIGIPQTTARYLKLVGLKRSNPEWGISIWEWEVYGPKELNPEDKPIEQVFPDRKLREVIKLSMEAPAASPGPVTAAEFQKGVNYASYNESDLAAKESDSMLEYLKTINVTHICIIVTWYQDTLESMKIYPESPEGGRTPVDEALTHAINKAHSLGFKVMLKPHIDIQTGEFRGDIPGEEEWFRNYEEFILRYAKMAEKYNVEIFCIGTELAGTPMKWEPQWRKIIKSVRGNYEGPITYAANWNEYKEVPFWNDLDFVGIDAYFPLTSKANPAKAELAGAWEKEAKNMEDFFRKKGISKPVIFTEAGYTSAEGTGKTPWTVPSKVESQKEQADCLDAMMTVMTKRVWFKGLYWWCVFPQDIESPLGYTIKGKSAEKVLAGWYKTAK, encoded by the coding sequence ATGATGTATAAAAAATTCGCATCAGTCATATTTTTATCCCTTACTTCCCTGTTATTTACTGGCGGCCCGGATGCCTTGGCCGAAGAAAAATGCGAGGACCTCGTGTACTTGAAACCTGCCGCTGCGGTTGCGTCGTCTTTCGACGATTCCGAGTGGGCTCCTGGGCCGAACCCGATGGCTGTAGCCGACGGGGATTTCAATACGCGCTGGTCGCCGGTGCTCGGCAGGGACGGGGAATGGATATTTTACGATTTCGGGAAACCCAAAACTTTTACGAAGACCGTTATCTACTGGGAACGCGCTTACTCCCCGGAATACGAACTCCTTATCTCGGACGACGCGAAGCAATGGAAGTCGGTGATGGTCCTCAAGAACAGGCACGGCGGCACCGATACTATCGGCATACCGCAGACCACGGCGCGCTATCTTAAACTTGTCGGCCTCAAGAGGTCGAATCCCGAATGGGGCATCTCGATATGGGAATGGGAGGTCTACGGCCCTAAAGAGCTTAACCCGGAGGATAAACCGATAGAACAGGTATTCCCGGACCGCAAACTGCGGGAGGTAATAAAGCTTTCCATGGAAGCGCCGGCCGCGTCGCCGGGACCGGTCACAGCCGCCGAATTCCAGAAAGGCGTAAACTACGCATCCTATAACGAGAGCGACCTGGCGGCGAAAGAATCCGATTCGATGCTGGAGTACCTTAAAACGATAAACGTCACGCATATTTGCATTATCGTGACCTGGTATCAGGATACACTCGAATCGATGAAGATCTATCCGGAGAGCCCTGAAGGCGGCAGGACGCCGGTAGATGAGGCGTTGACCCACGCGATAAACAAGGCGCATTCCCTGGGATTCAAGGTAATGCTCAAGCCGCATATAGATATCCAGACCGGAGAATTCCGCGGAGATATCCCGGGGGAAGAAGAGTGGTTCAGGAATTACGAGGAGTTTATCCTCAGGTACGCCAAGATGGCCGAAAAATACAACGTTGAAATTTTTTGCATAGGTACAGAGCTTGCCGGGACGCCGATGAAGTGGGAGCCGCAATGGAGGAAGATAATAAAATCGGTCAGGGGGAATTATGAAGGCCCGATAACATACGCGGCCAACTGGAACGAATATAAGGAAGTTCCTTTCTGGAACGACCTGGATTTTGTCGGCATAGACGCTTATTTCCCCCTTACCTCGAAAGCCAATCCGGCGAAGGCGGAGTTGGCCGGGGCATGGGAGAAGGAAGCAAAGAATATGGAGGATTTTTTCAGGAAGAAGGGCATAAGTAAACCGGTAATATTTACAGAAGCCGGATATACCAGCGCCGAGGGGACTGGCAAGACACCGTGGACGGTGCCATCAAAGGTCGAGAGCCAAAAAGAGCAAGCTGACTGTCTGGACGCGATGATGACGGTCATGACAAAACGGGTGTGGTTCAAAGGCCTTTACTGGTGGTGCGTGTTCCCGCAGGATATTGAAAGTCCTCTCGGATACACGATCAAGGGCAAATCGGCCGAAAAGGTTTTGGCCGGCTGGTATAAGACGGCAAAGTAA